The following are encoded together in the Bacillus carboniphilus genome:
- a CDS encoding cysteine hydrolase family protein, with amino-acid sequence MKALLIIDVQNGMFLKGYEVFNGENLIHNIKTLISKARSTHTPIFYVQHNEGEGEPLETGTIGWEIHPEIAPEEGDVVIQKTTPDSFFKTPLDEELKKRGIEHLIITGIQTDLCVDTTCRRAVSEGYKITLVSDAHSTWPSEELTAQQIINHHNGTLRWFGNVLGTEGTGFSVPKKGLI; translated from the coding sequence ATGAAAGCACTACTAATTATTGACGTTCAAAATGGAATGTTTTTGAAGGGCTATGAAGTTTTTAATGGAGAAAATTTGATCCACAATATAAAAACACTTATCTCAAAAGCCCGATCTACTCATACTCCGATTTTTTATGTGCAACATAATGAAGGGGAAGGCGAACCGCTAGAAACGGGAACGATCGGATGGGAAATTCACCCTGAAATTGCACCGGAGGAAGGAGATGTCGTCATCCAAAAAACAACACCCGATTCCTTTTTTAAAACACCATTGGACGAGGAACTTAAAAAGAGGGGAATTGAACATCTTATCATCACCGGAATTCAAACAGACTTATGTGTAGATACGACTTGCCGGAGAGCTGTAAGCGAGGGCTATAAAATAACTTTGGTTTCAGATGCGCACAGTACATGGCCATCCGAAGAGCTAACCGCCCAACAAATCATAAACCATCATAACGGAACTCTTCGTTGGTTTGGAAATGTTCTTGGGACAGAGGGGACAGGTTTCAGTGTCCCAAAAAAGGGATTGATTTAG
- a CDS encoding imidazoleglycerol-phosphate dehydratase, translated as MTKRNNRHGSKNQSSPQNSGKLDTEFGQEVASGDNSKGKHYNSNRGSKSQLKHPNNH; from the coding sequence ATGACAAAACGCAATAACCGACATGGAAGTAAGAATCAAAGTTCACCCCAAAATTCCGGGAAGTTAGACACTGAGTTTGGACAGGAAGTGGCAAGTGGAGATAACAGTAAGGGGAAGCATTACAACTCCAATCGCGGGAGTAAATCTCAATTAAAGCACCCGAACAATCATTAA
- a CDS encoding GNAT family N-acetyltransferase — MITELHKSDFYKCRELVNKHGQLEVKAVIEGVNPGRIFVDDAKTPASGLIWLGNNDGFIFIGDEKNEGFNRELNGFIDQVIIPEAAKEGLAWFEAIGNHEKWYSTIEKVFKHRDLGSWNQRVYILHNNDYNSQSEVSIDPKYSVLKINETLFHNQDNFIQNIEFLHSKILEFWTTPDAFFRNGIGYCVVHKNRIVSVCSSGFVVDGTHCIDIETLEEHQGQKLAQKVAHAFVKDCLAHNQVPYWDCMESNKPSVAVAEKLGFCNTFNYDGYEFSMKK, encoded by the coding sequence ATGATTACAGAGTTACATAAATCGGATTTTTATAAATGTAGAGAATTAGTAAATAAACATGGTCAATTAGAAGTTAAAGCAGTTATAGAAGGAGTCAATCCCGGTAGGATATTTGTTGATGATGCTAAAACTCCAGCTTCTGGATTGATCTGGTTAGGGAACAATGATGGCTTCATCTTTATTGGAGATGAGAAAAATGAAGGCTTTAATCGGGAGTTGAACGGATTTATTGATCAAGTCATCATTCCAGAGGCAGCAAAAGAAGGGCTGGCTTGGTTTGAAGCTATAGGAAATCATGAGAAATGGTATAGCACGATTGAAAAAGTTTTTAAACATCGTGATTTAGGAAGCTGGAATCAGCGGGTGTATATACTTCACAATAATGATTACAACAGTCAAAGTGAAGTATCTATTGATCCAAAATATAGCGTACTTAAAATAAATGAAACCCTCTTTCATAACCAAGATAACTTCATTCAAAATATAGAATTTCTCCACTCCAAAATTTTAGAGTTTTGGACTACTCCAGATGCTTTCTTTAGAAATGGAATTGGCTATTGTGTAGTTCACAAAAATAGGATTGTGAGTGTATGCTCTTCAGGTTTTGTTGTAGATGGCACTCATTGCATTGATATTGAGACATTAGAAGAGCACCAAGGACAAAAATTAGCTCAAAAAGTAGCCCATGCTTTTGTGAAAGATTGTTTGGCACACAATCAAGTCCCGTACTGGGATTGTATGGAGTCAAACAAGCCATCTGTTGCAGTTGCTGAGAAATTAGGATTTTGCAATACATTTAACTATGATGGCTATGAATTTTCCATGAAGAAATAA